From the genome of Aerococcus sanguinicola:
CATCTGTTCGCTCAACTTACGCGCATTTTCATTTACTTTGTCAAGAGATTGGAGCTGACGTTCTTCAGACTTACCTGAAGGATCCCCAATTGTCCCGGTCGCCCCACCAATCAAGATCACTGGTCGATGCCCAGCCAGTTGGAAACGTTTCAGCATAATAAAAGGAATTAAGTGGCCAATATGCAAGGAGTCCCCCGTTGGATCGACCCCACAATAGAGACTGATCTTATGGTTTTCAACATAATCTCTTAAGCCCTCTTCATCCGTCTGCTGGTTAATAGCTCCCCGCCATTCCAATTCATCAATAATATTCATGATAAACCTCCTTAAGTTGATTCATATGCAGGCAATATTCATCGATTAGCCCCGCCTAAGACCCTAAAGTAACAAAAAAGCCCCTAAGCCTCACTCCTTGTGAAGCCTAGGGACGACCTTGCCGTGTTACCACCCAGTTTGCTAGAACACTAGCCACTCGACATGCGTTAAAGGGCATGAACCTAATATCTTAGACTGAGGAACCGTAATTCACACTTGACAACGGGCTAATTTTCACCAACCACTAGCTCTCTACTATCGCGTCTGTCAAGGCTACTGCAATTCGATATTTTATCTATGTGGGCCTAGTATAAGCGACCAAGTCGGAAAAGTCAAACCAAATAAAAATATTTTAGCTCCTGCTTTAAAAGCCTTTGTCAAAAGCCGGACCCTGTAGTAAGCTTGAAGAAAAAGGAGGATTCCATGGACCTATCATATCTTGCACAAAATTACCCCGCATCAACGATTCGGAAGCTAGCTCGCTATGCTCAACAATTCCCAGATGTTGACTATTTCACCATGGGCGAGCCAGACTTCCCTCCCCCCCACTTGGTTAAAGAAACCGCTAAGAAACAAATTGACGCCAACCGGACCTACTACGGCCCCAATATCGGCGAGCCCGGCCTCCAGGAAGCTATCGCTAGCTATTATAACCATCACTACCACAGCCACTACCAGGCCGAGCAAGTTGTGGTCTCCTTTGGTGCAACAGAGGCCTGCCTACTGACCATCATGGCGACTCTCAATCCCGGAGATGAAGTCATTATCTTCACTCCCCACTACCCCAATTACCTGGGCCAAGTGGAAGCTATGCGGGCTAAGACGGTCCTCGTTCCCTTAGAAGCCCGTTACCACTTCCAGCCTCAAATCGAAGCCTTGGAAGCGGCGATCACCGAGCGGACAAAACTTATTATTGTAAACACCCCGAATAATCCCTTGGGCACAGTCATCGATGCAGACAAGGTTCAAGCCATCAGTCAAGTCGCCCTCGACCACGACCTCTTCATCCTAGCTGATGAAGTTTACCACACCCTTACCTATCCTCAAGCCGCCCATAGCAGTTTCGCCAACCCTGACTTGCCCAACGCAGACCAAACCATCGTCGTCGATAGTTTCTCCAAGTCTTTCTCCATGACGGGCTACCGCTGCGGTTTTGCCCTCTGCCCCGATCCCGCAATGGCCCAGGTAATGGCTGAATTCAAGGAAGGCATCGGCTTTGCTGTTCCTCAATTTATCCAAGACGCTTGTCAGGCCGCCCTCGAGGAAGGCCAAGCCGTCACTGAAGACATGCGCCAGGCCTATGATCAGAGACGCCAGTATCTGATCCCCCAGCTCAACCAAATCAAGGGCATCCATTGCGCCGACACCCAGGGCGCCTTCTATGCCTTTGCTGACGTCTCTGAATTTCCTTTCACATCCTGGGAATTCGTCACCCAGCTCATTGCCGAAGAGGGCTTGGCCGTCATTCCTGGTTCAAGTTTTGGATCAGCCGGAGAGGGTTTTATCCGCATCTCCTTCGCTGCCAGCCAGACTAAATTAGAAAAACTTCTAACCGGTCTTCGATCCTTTTCCAAACGGCATATGAGTTAGATTTATTGACATAGGTTTCAAATATTATCGTCATTTTGGATTAAAATGACGATTTTTCTTTGCTTATTTTTGCTCTTTTTGAATGGAAGCTTAATCAAAAGGCAATGTAAGCGCTATTATGTAAGTTATATAATATGACACCTTGCGTGAAGATTTTTTTGTTTTTATCTTTGCCTTAAGTCATAATGAAAACATCAAATGACTCGGAATTAGAAAGAGGAACCACACATGGCTAATCAAATAACCGCTGAATTCATTCGCCAAGAGGTTGTCGATAAAGATGTCCACTTCTTACGCCTAGCCTTCTCTGATGTCAACGGCATCCTAAAAAACGTTGAGGTCCCTATCAGTCAGCTCGATAAGGTGCTCGACAATAAAATGATGTTCGATGGCTCTTCTATTGAAGGTTTTGTCCGCATTGAAGAGTCCGATATGTACCTGGTCCCTGATCTCGATACCTGGATGATTTTTCCTTGGACTGCGGACGAAGGCAAGCGCATTGCCATCTTAATTTGTGATATTTTCTTACCTAATGGCGACCCCTTCCCTGGAGATCCCCGCGGTAACTTGAAACGCATGGTAGCCAAGATGAATGCTAAAGGCTTTACCGCCTTCAACCTTGGACCCGAAGCTGAATTCTTCCTTTTCAAGCGCGACGAGAACGGCCAGCCAACAACTCAAGTTAACGACCATGGGGGCTACTTCGACTTAGCCCCCGTCGACCTGGGAGAAAACTGCCGACGCGACATCGTCTTAACCCTTGAAAAGTTAGGCTTTGAAGTGGAAGCCTCCCACCATGAATGTGCGATCGGCCAACATGAGATCGACTTCAAATATGATGACGTGGTAACCGCCTGTGACCGCATCCAAATGTTCAAACTGATCGTTAAGAGTATCGCCCGCAAGCACAATCTCCACGCCACCTTCATGCCTAAACCCGTTGCCAATATCGCAGGCTCTGGCATGCACTGCAACATGTCCCTCTTCACCGCAGAAGGCAATGCCTTCTATGAAGCTGATAGTCCGACTGGTCTTTCAACGACTGCCTATCAATTCATGGCCGGCATTCTCAAACACGCCAAGGCCCTTACCGCCATCGGTAATCCCCTGGTTAACTCTTACAAGCGTCTCGTACCCGGCTATGAAGCGCCTGTCTATATCGCTTGGTCAGCCCAAAACCGCTCACCTCTCATTCGGATCCCCTCTGCCCGTGGGAACTCGACCCGGATTGAGCTGCGGTCAGTAGACCCCTCTGCTAATCCTTATCTTATTATGGCGGCCTTGATTGGCGCTGGCCTGGAAGGCATTGAAAAAGAACTCCAACCAGCTAAGGCGACCGACCGCAACATCTACAGCATGACAGAAAATGAACTGCGCCAAGCGGGTATTGAACAATTACCAAATTCACTCGACCATGCTCTAGATGAATTTGAACAAGATAGTAAAATCCAAGAAGCGCTTGGTCACCATATTACAGAAAACTTCATCTCTAGCAAGCGTTTGGAATGTAATGAGTACGCCTTACAGATCTCCCAGTGGGAACTCGACCATTATTTTAGAAGCTATTAACAAGTAGCATTAAGAAAGCTCCGAATGAGTCTGATGACTCATTCGGAGCTTTTCTTTTGATTTGCTAACAGGTTAGGCGACTCATCTCAATTCTAGCTACGACGGTTATCGACAGCAGCTAATACAGCAGTTTTAACCTCTTCCGACCCTCGGAGCGCTTGATCTGCCCGGTCCTGGTAGGCCTGGGCTTTTTCTTCATCCTTAATCAGCTTGACATTCTCAAGAACATTGTATTTGGCACACTGCAAGGCTGTATAGAGGTGCTGGACCCCAACCTCGACGTCAGCTAGGACTGATTTCCGACCAATTTCCGCAATTTCCTCAAGCAAGCGCATGGCTTTGAGGCTAGTTTCCATCACTTGCAAAGGAACTTCAGTTGCTCCCAGCAGCGCCTCTTGGATGGCAGCTGTCCGCCTTGCTTTCTCCTCTTCTGTCTCCCGGGGCAAGGCATATTGGGCAAACATCTTACCAGAAACTTCAGCGTCTTTTTGGCTCAAGTCCTTCAACTGGTCAATGTAGGCATGGCCTTGACTTAAGATTTGATCTATCCGGTCAAGATCCGCATCTTTTACCTTTTCTTTTGTAATTTCGAGGACCATACACCCCAAAGCGGTTCCTAAAGCCCCCGTCAAGGGAATGACAGAGCCTCCTCCAGGCGCAGACTTGGATGAAGCCACATCAGCAATATAAGTATTTAAATCCATAAAAACGAACCCCTTTCTTATAATCAACTTACACTCATTTTACCATAAAAGCGCTTTCTTACAACTCTAATTATTTGTTACTTTATATTACATTTAATGCATTTAAGTTTGCCAAAAAAGATTTATAAATTAAAAGTTATTTTAGTACTCCTCGCATGTAATATTTCCTAACAAAATATGTAAATTATCCATTGCATTCTTTTCTCTTATCTTTCATAATGAGTTTATTGTTAGTGGTAAAAAGGAACAAACAAGAGATAGGAGTATTTTTATGGCAAAGATTACAGCTGACCAAATTCGTGAAGAAGCCGAAGCAAAAGATGTGCACTTCCTCCGCCTCGCCTTCTCCGATGTCAACGGCGTCTTAAAAAACGTTGAAGTCCCAATCAGCCAGTTAGAGAAGGTCTTGAGTAACAAGATGATGTTCGATGGGTCTTCCATTGAGGGTTTTGTCCGTATCGAGGAGTCCGACATGTACCTGATTCCTGACCTGGATACCTGGATGATCTTTCCTTGGACCACCGAATCGGGTAAGCACATCGGCATCTTAATCTGTGACATCTTCCTCCCCGATGGCAGCCCCTTCCCCGGTGATCCACGCGGCAACTTAAAACGCATGGTAGCTAAGATGAACGCTAAGGGCTTTACCGACTTCAACCTGGGCCCAGAAGCTGAGTTTTTCCTCTTTAAGCGCGACGAAAACGGCCTACCGATTACCCAGGTCAACGACCATGGCGGCTACTTCGACCTAGCTCCCGTCGACCTTGGCGAGAATTGCCGGCGCGATATTGTTCTAACCCTTGAAGAAATGGGCTTTGAAGTAGAAGCCTCCCACCATGAAGGAGCGATCGGTCAACATGAAATCGACTTTATGTACGACAGCGTGGTAACAGCCTGTGACCGGATCCAAATGTTCAAACTAATCGTTAAGAGTATCGCTCGCAAACACAATATGCATGCAACTTTTATGCCTAAACCAGTTGCTAACATCGCGGGGTCAGGTATGCACTGCAACATGTCTCTTTTTAACGACCAGGGCAATGCCTTCTATGATGCCAACGATGAACTTGGTCTTTCAGAGACGGCCTACCAATTTATGGCCGGTATCCTCGACCACGCCAAAGCCATTACGGCGGTAGGCAACCCTATCGTTAACTCCTATAAACGCTTGGTTCCTGGCTATGAAGCGCCTGTCTACATCGCTTGGTCCCAGCAAAATCGCTCCCCCCTAGTCCGCATCCCATCCGCTCGTGGAAATTCTACCCGGATTGAATTACGGTCAGTTGACCCCTCAGCCAACCCTTACTTAATCATGGCCAGCTTAATTGGGGCAGGACTGGACGGAATTGACCGCGAACTCCAACCTGACGCTCCAACCGACCGCAACATCTACAGCATGACCGAGAGCGAACTAGCTGAAGCAGGTATCGAGCAACTACCGATGACCCTCGACTATGCCCTTGATGAACTGGAAATCGATGACGTGGTTAAGGCTTCACTTGGCCAGCACATTACCGATAATTTTATTTCTAGCAAACGCTTGGAATGTAACGAATATGCCATGCAAGTTTCGCAGTGGGAATTGGACCACTACTTCCAAGCCTATTAGAGCTCAGAAATTTTAAAACTCGTAAAAAGCCATCAACAAAAGGGACTGTTCCCCAGTGTTGATGGCTTTTCATTGTACTCTTTTAGTTTTTAAAAATCGTCCCAGTCCTCTTCGTGCACCCTGTTAGCTCTCGAGCGAAAGCTAGGGCCTGAATCTGGATCAGCTGCCTTAGCAAATTGCGCACGATCTGCTTGCCCCGTCCGCCCCTTAACTTCAACTAAAGTCAAATAGAATTGGCTCTGGGCCAAGCTGCGATAAGGCAGCACATAAACCGTCAGCAAACCCGCACAGAGAAGGTTAGCCACATCCCAGCCTAAAAAGCGCAAATTCAGGCATAGATAAGCCCACTTATGCCCTTGCATCAGCCGCTCACTTTCGCGAATGGCATCATTATAAGCGAGATCAGCCTGGTCCGTCAAAACAAAGGTCACCATACTGTAAGAAAGGGCCTTGTAAATCCCAGGCAAGACCAGTAAGCAAGACCAGAAAAAGATATACATATACTGTAAGAGTTTGGTCATCCCGTACCGCCAAAAATTCTGAATCAAGGGATTCAATAGGGTCTGCCCTAGCTTAATCTCCTCATCTCGCCAATCATTTAAAAAAATCTGCCGGTAGACGATGGAAGATGCTTGAACCAGCAAGTATAAGAAAAATGAAAAAATTAAGCCAAAGGGCCAAAAAATAGCAGGGGCTGAACTTAAAAAAGTTGTCAAGAGCATATAGGCGATGGTAATCATGACATAACGCGGCCAGTCCGCCTGCATAATCGCTTTAGCCTGGTCTTTAATATCAGCTGTTTCCACTCTAGAACCTCCTTTTTAACTTACTATAGCAAATTCACCCCCTGATGGCTTCCGCCTTAAGGCTTATTTCTAAGACTAAACATTCCTAATCATCGCGGCTGCCCCCGAATAAGAGAACCACCCGTAAGAGGGAGAGGGCACTGGCCAGGGTCGCAGCTACATAGGTATAAGCTGCGGCACGAAGGGTCTTCTTCACATAAGGCAACTCAGCTGACGACAGAATCTGCCCCTCCTCTAAGATAGTCAAAGCCCGGTTAGAGGCATTGAACTCAACAGGTAGGGTCACCAGGTGGAAGACCAAGGTCAAAGCAAAGAGCGCTATCCCTAATTTAATCAAAAAGCCATTCATCCCAAATAGGACACCTAACATCAGAATGGGAAAGGAAGCGCTCGAACCAAAATTAACCACTGGGACTAAGCGCTCCCTAAAACGCATGAAGCCATAATCCTTGGCGTCCTGGACAGCATGGCCACATTCATGGGCGGCAACCCCGATAGCCGTCACCGAGCTTTGATTATAGACCGGTTCTGACAAGCGAAGCACCTTGCCTCTCGGATCATAGTGGTCTGTCAGTTCTCCAGCCACCCCTTCGACTTGGACATCCTGGATCCCTGACTCTTGGAGAATATACTCTGCAACTTCACGTCCTGTAAAGCCCCGTTCATTCTGATACTTGCTGTACTTACGAAAAGTCCGATTCACATTAGCGCTGGCTAAAGCTGCAATCCCCATCCCAATCAGGACAAGAATAATCGTTCGGTCAAAAAATGGAAAAAACATCCGCAATCACTCCTTCATCAATCTCTCTACTAGTATAACGAATTTTGAGCCATATAACGACTCTTACAAACTCTCTTCTAGCAATTCCATGACTTCCTCCTGTTCAGGCATGGGATAAAGATAGAAATCGGCCGCCATCAAGTCAAAACGGTAGAACTGACTTGGCACAGCTTTAGCCCGCAAACGCTGGTAGGTCTTCAGACTGCTCGCTTGCTCACTATCCGCTGTGCCTACAATAAAACGCGTTGGTGCGACTTGGCTGAAATCGGTCTGGTCAAGGAGAAGACTCGCTGCTTGTGTTTCGAAGAGGGATTTGATTGCCTGGTTCTCTAGACTTTCTTCTGGGCTCTCACTGGGACCCGCTAGCCAAGGAGACAAGAGGACCTGACCTTGTAAGGAGCCCCTAAAGCGTGGAGCCAGAGCTAGCGAGAAAAGGGCACCAGAATCGCTGGCAAGAAAGTTAAAAGAGGGCAAGTCTTCGTTCACTAAGATTTCCTGGACGAGGTCCGCCAAGCGGTCTGCCTCTTCGTCCAATGTGCTTAGTGTCAGAGGCTGGATGACTGGAATATAGCAGGGCACTTGCAAGCGATCAACCAGCTGCTTTAAGAAATACCACTCCCGATCAGAAACAGCCTGGACCCGCTTTCC
Proteins encoded in this window:
- a CDS encoding pyridoxal phosphate-dependent aminotransferase: MDLSYLAQNYPASTIRKLARYAQQFPDVDYFTMGEPDFPPPHLVKETAKKQIDANRTYYGPNIGEPGLQEAIASYYNHHYHSHYQAEQVVVSFGATEACLLTIMATLNPGDEVIIFTPHYPNYLGQVEAMRAKTVLVPLEARYHFQPQIEALEAAITERTKLIIVNTPNNPLGTVIDADKVQAISQVALDHDLFILADEVYHTLTYPQAAHSSFANPDLPNADQTIVVDSFSKSFSMTGYRCGFALCPDPAMAQVMAEFKEGIGFAVPQFIQDACQAALEEGQAVTEDMRQAYDQRRQYLIPQLNQIKGIHCADTQGAFYAFADVSEFPFTSWEFVTQLIAEEGLAVIPGSSFGSAGEGFIRISFAASQTKLEKLLTGLRSFSKRHMS
- the glnA gene encoding type I glutamate--ammonia ligase, yielding MANQITAEFIRQEVVDKDVHFLRLAFSDVNGILKNVEVPISQLDKVLDNKMMFDGSSIEGFVRIEESDMYLVPDLDTWMIFPWTADEGKRIAILICDIFLPNGDPFPGDPRGNLKRMVAKMNAKGFTAFNLGPEAEFFLFKRDENGQPTTQVNDHGGYFDLAPVDLGENCRRDIVLTLEKLGFEVEASHHECAIGQHEIDFKYDDVVTACDRIQMFKLIVKSIARKHNLHATFMPKPVANIAGSGMHCNMSLFTAEGNAFYEADSPTGLSTTAYQFMAGILKHAKALTAIGNPLVNSYKRLVPGYEAPVYIAWSAQNRSPLIRIPSARGNSTRIELRSVDPSANPYLIMAALIGAGLEGIEKELQPAKATDRNIYSMTENELRQAGIEQLPNSLDHALDEFEQDSKIQEALGHHITENFISSKRLECNEYALQISQWELDHYFRSY
- a CDS encoding cyclodeaminase/cyclohydrolase family protein gives rise to the protein MDLNTYIADVASSKSAPGGGSVIPLTGALGTALGCMVLEITKEKVKDADLDRIDQILSQGHAYIDQLKDLSQKDAEVSGKMFAQYALPRETEEEKARRTAAIQEALLGATEVPLQVMETSLKAMRLLEEIAEIGRKSVLADVEVGVQHLYTALQCAKYNVLENVKLIKDEEKAQAYQDRADQALRGSEEVKTAVLAAVDNRRS
- a CDS encoding glutamine synthetase family protein, producing MFMAKITADQIREEAEAKDVHFLRLAFSDVNGVLKNVEVPISQLEKVLSNKMMFDGSSIEGFVRIEESDMYLIPDLDTWMIFPWTTESGKHIGILICDIFLPDGSPFPGDPRGNLKRMVAKMNAKGFTDFNLGPEAEFFLFKRDENGLPITQVNDHGGYFDLAPVDLGENCRRDIVLTLEEMGFEVEASHHEGAIGQHEIDFMYDSVVTACDRIQMFKLIVKSIARKHNMHATFMPKPVANIAGSGMHCNMSLFNDQGNAFYDANDELGLSETAYQFMAGILDHAKAITAVGNPIVNSYKRLVPGYEAPVYIAWSQQNRSPLVRIPSARGNSTRIELRSVDPSANPYLIMASLIGAGLDGIDRELQPDAPTDRNIYSMTESELAEAGIEQLPMTLDYALDELEIDDVVKASLGQHITDNFISSKRLECNEYAMQVSQWELDHYFQAY
- a CDS encoding DUF975 family protein; translated protein: METADIKDQAKAIMQADWPRYVMITIAYMLLTTFLSSAPAIFWPFGLIFSFFLYLLVQASSIVYRQIFLNDWRDEEIKLGQTLLNPLIQNFWRYGMTKLLQYMYIFFWSCLLVLPGIYKALSYSMVTFVLTDQADLAYNDAIRESERLMQGHKWAYLCLNLRFLGWDVANLLCAGLLTVYVLPYRSLAQSQFYLTLVEVKGRTGQADRAQFAKAADPDSGPSFRSRANRVHEEDWDDF
- a CDS encoding zinc metallopeptidase, coding for MFFPFFDRTIILVLIGMGIAALASANVNRTFRKYSKYQNERGFTGREVAEYILQESGIQDVQVEGVAGELTDHYDPRGKVLRLSEPVYNQSSVTAIGVAAHECGHAVQDAKDYGFMRFRERLVPVVNFGSSASFPILMLGVLFGMNGFLIKLGIALFALTLVFHLVTLPVEFNASNRALTILEEGQILSSAELPYVKKTLRAAAYTYVAATLASALSLLRVVLLFGGSRDD
- a CDS encoding alpha/beta hydrolase, whose translation is MGKQSANQKRLWRLAYAAALAGLGYAYHALSQGRSVRSKLLHDGHKLAQLKDYWQDGDQIKEELIREAKALGAGLLSSDQAARYNMDLKQTSAGAYYEMISPARQKGPALIYWHGGKRVQAVSDREWYFLKQLVDRLQVPCYIPVIQPLTLSTLDEEADRLADLVQEILVNEDLPSFNFLASDSGALFSLALAPRFRGSLQGQVLLSPWLAGPSESPEESLENQAIKSLFETQAASLLLDQTDFSQVAPTRFIVGTADSEQASSLKTYQRLRAKAVPSQFYRFDLMAADFYLYPMPEQEEVMELLEESL